A stretch of Pseudomonas sp. 7SR1 DNA encodes these proteins:
- the modA gene encoding molybdate ABC transporter substrate-binding protein, producing MHLNHLAALLLTTLCTVANVEAAEVQVAVASNFTAPLQVIAADFEKATGHKVVAAYGATGQFYTQIKNGAPFEVFLAADDSAPARLETEGDTVKGSRFTYAIGTLALWSAKTGYVDDNGQALKDNAFRHLSIANPKVAPYGLAATQVLDRLGLATQVKDKIVEGQNITQAYQFVSTGNAELGFVALSQVYKDGKLTSGSAWIVPARLHDPIKQDAVILGKGRDNPAATALMDYLKGPQAAAILQAYGYQR from the coding sequence ATGCACCTGAACCACCTTGCAGCGCTGCTGCTCACCACGCTCTGCACCGTTGCCAACGTCGAGGCGGCCGAGGTGCAGGTGGCGGTGGCGTCCAATTTCACCGCGCCGCTCCAGGTCATCGCCGCCGACTTCGAGAAAGCCACCGGCCATAAGGTGGTCGCGGCCTACGGCGCCACCGGGCAGTTCTACACCCAGATCAAGAACGGCGCACCGTTCGAAGTTTTCCTCGCCGCCGACGACAGCGCCCCGGCCAGGCTCGAAACCGAAGGCGACACGGTCAAGGGCTCGCGCTTCACCTACGCCATCGGAACACTGGCCCTGTGGTCGGCCAAGACCGGCTATGTCGATGACAACGGCCAGGCCCTCAAGGACAACGCTTTCCGGCACCTGTCCATCGCCAACCCAAAAGTCGCGCCCTACGGCCTGGCTGCGACCCAGGTGCTGGACAGGCTGGGGCTGGCCACGCAGGTCAAGGACAAGATCGTCGAAGGCCAGAACATCACCCAGGCCTATCAGTTCGTGTCCACCGGCAACGCCGAGCTCGGCTTCGTGGCCTTGTCCCAGGTCTACAAGGACGGCAAGCTCACCAGCGGTTCGGCATGGATCGTTCCGGCCCGGTTGCATGATCCCATCAAGCAGGACGCGGTCATCCTCGGCAAGGGCCGGGACAACCCTGCCGCCACGGCCTTGATGGACTATCTCAAGGGGCCGCAAGCCGCCGCCATCCTCCAGGCCTACGGTTATCAACGCTAA
- a CDS encoding ATP-dependent Clp protease proteolytic subunit, which produces MSEHIVHFHCQIDQGTTERFRDNCLEAIEKGADSLMLNLSTVGGSTNFGFTLYTFIKSLPVPVRAVNAGNIESMGIVMYLAASDRTTTPHSRFLIHPMNWYFGQKSVDHSRLREYLSSLDNDVARYVEIYVKETAGAATQLDIFKCLCAEERVIPAENSLAFGIAHRVEQVIFPVEAKHWKVSGGDD; this is translated from the coding sequence ATGTCCGAACACATTGTCCATTTTCATTGCCAGATCGATCAGGGAACCACGGAACGCTTCCGGGACAATTGCCTTGAAGCCATCGAAAAAGGCGCCGACTCGCTGATGCTCAACCTGTCTACCGTCGGCGGCAGCACCAACTTCGGCTTTACCCTCTACACCTTTATCAAGTCCCTGCCCGTGCCGGTGCGCGCCGTGAATGCCGGCAATATCGAATCGATGGGCATCGTCATGTACCTGGCCGCCAGCGACCGCACCACGACGCCTCACTCACGCTTTCTGATCCACCCCATGAACTGGTATTTCGGTCAGAAATCGGTGGACCATTCGCGCCTGCGCGAATACCTGTCCAGCCTGGATAACGACGTGGCGCGGTACGTGGAAATCTACGTCAAGGAAACCGCCGGCGCCGCCACCCAACTGGATATCTTCAAATGCCTGTGCGCCGAGGAGCGAGTCATTCCGGCAGAGAACTCCCTGGCCTTCGGCATTGCGCACCGGGTCGAGCAGGTGATATTCCCCGTGGAGGCCAAGCATTGGAAAGTCAGTGGCGGCGATGACTGA
- a CDS encoding NAD(P)H-dependent flavin oxidoreductase: MNSWPDTRILDLLGIELPIIQGPLAGVTGPAMVVATCNAGGLGSMPAAMLDVEQLRQALTTIGEQTDKPFNVNFFCHQPPQFDEQRAEAWKQRLKPYYEELGADFEAPTPVSNRTPFDDAACRVLEEMRPKVVSFHFGLPEKSLLDRVKATGAKILSSATTVEEAIWLEQHGCDAIIAMGYEAGGHRGMFLSDDLNTQVGLFALLPQVVDAVKVPVIATGGIGDARGIVAAFALGASAVQLGSAYLFTPEAKISASHHRALRTARESQTAVTNLFTGRPARGIVNRVMREVGPMSPMAPAFPLAGGALMPLRAKDEADFSNLWAGQAFPMGRELPSAELTRRLAEEALALLSARGRA, from the coding sequence ATGAACTCATGGCCAGACACGCGCATCCTTGACCTGCTCGGTATCGAGCTGCCCATCATCCAGGGGCCGCTGGCCGGCGTGACCGGACCGGCCATGGTGGTCGCCACCTGCAATGCCGGTGGGCTGGGTTCGATGCCGGCGGCGATGCTGGATGTCGAGCAACTGCGCCAGGCCTTGACCACCATCGGCGAACAGACCGACAAGCCGTTCAACGTGAATTTTTTCTGTCACCAGCCACCGCAGTTCGATGAGCAGCGGGCCGAGGCCTGGAAGCAGCGACTCAAGCCTTACTACGAGGAACTGGGCGCCGATTTCGAGGCGCCGACGCCTGTTTCCAACCGCACGCCGTTCGATGATGCAGCCTGCCGGGTGCTGGAAGAAATGCGGCCCAAGGTGGTCAGCTTCCACTTCGGCCTGCCGGAAAAATCCCTGCTGGACCGGGTAAAGGCCACCGGCGCGAAAATCCTCTCTTCGGCGACCACCGTCGAGGAAGCCATCTGGCTGGAACAGCACGGGTGTGACGCAATCATCGCCATGGGCTACGAGGCCGGCGGCCATCGCGGCATGTTCCTCAGTGACGATCTCAATACCCAGGTCGGGCTGTTCGCCCTGTTGCCCCAGGTGGTGGATGCGGTGAAGGTACCGGTGATCGCAACGGGCGGTATCGGCGATGCCCGGGGGATCGTCGCGGCGTTCGCCCTGGGCGCCTCGGCAGTGCAACTGGGCAGCGCCTACCTGTTCACACCCGAGGCCAAGATCAGCGCCTCCCATCACCGTGCGCTGCGCACGGCCAGGGAAAGCCAGACCGCCGTCACCAACCTGTTCACCGGTCGTCCGGCCCGGGGCATCGTCAACCGGGTCATGCGCGAAGTGGGCCCGATGAGCCCGATGGCACCGGCCTTTCCCCTGGCGGGCGGCGCGTTGATGCCGCTGCGCGCCAAGGATGAAGCAGACTTCAGCAACCTCTGGGCCGGCCAGGCGTTTCCCATGGGGCGCGAGTTGCCAAGCGCCGAACTGACCCGGCGCCTGGCCGAGGAAGCACTAGCGTTGCTCAGTGCCAGGGGCCGGGCCTGA
- the modB gene encoding molybdate ABC transporter permease subunit: MPLDNADYAAIWLTLQLASVTTVILLLIGTPIALWLSRTRSWLRGPVGAVVALPLVLPPTVIGFYLLLAMGPNGWLGQLTQALGLGTFTFSFTGLVIGSVIYSMPFVVQPLQNAFAAIGSRPLEVAATLRAGPWDTFFSVILPLARPGFITAAILGFAHTVGEFGVVLMIGGNIPEKTRVVSVQIYDHVEALEYAQAHWLAAAMLVFSFVVLLALYSSRRARTGWS, encoded by the coding sequence ATGCCACTGGACAATGCCGACTACGCCGCCATCTGGCTGACCCTCCAACTGGCCTCAGTGACCACGGTGATCCTGCTGCTCATCGGCACGCCCATCGCTTTGTGGCTATCGCGTACCCGTTCCTGGCTACGCGGACCGGTGGGAGCCGTGGTGGCCCTGCCGCTGGTGCTGCCCCCCACGGTCATCGGCTTCTATCTATTGCTGGCGATGGGGCCGAATGGCTGGCTTGGCCAGCTCACCCAGGCCCTCGGCCTGGGCACCTTCACCTTCAGCTTCACCGGGCTGGTGATCGGTTCGGTGATCTATTCCATGCCGTTCGTGGTGCAACCGCTACAAAATGCCTTCGCCGCCATCGGCAGCCGTCCGCTGGAGGTCGCCGCCACCCTGCGCGCCGGCCCCTGGGATACCTTCTTCAGCGTCATCCTGCCCCTGGCCCGGCCGGGCTTCATCACCGCCGCCATTCTCGGTTTCGCCCACACTGTAGGCGAATTCGGCGTGGTGCTGATGATCGGCGGCAACATTCCGGAAAAGACCCGGGTGGTGTCAGTGCAGATCTACGACCATGTCGAAGCCTTGGAGTACGCCCAGGCTCACTGGCTGGCGGCGGCGATGCTGGTGTTCTCTTTCGTTGTGCTGCTGGCGCTGTATTCCAGTCGCAGAGCCCGGACCGGCTGGAGCTGA
- a CDS encoding GyrI-like domain-containing protein has product MDVKLKVVEPFTVAGLQVHTRNADEARPDTARIGPMWQQFFNEGLFDRIPARLSESFVYGVYSNYESDATGYFDVTAGVQVDATSAGFPAVAIEGGDYLVFSAQGPMPDCVIQTWGLIWAYFADNPQTLRRFSTDFEVYSGPDSVAIYIGVQSPAERSSASN; this is encoded by the coding sequence ATGGACGTAAAACTCAAGGTCGTCGAACCGTTCACCGTGGCCGGTTTGCAGGTGCACACCCGCAACGCCGATGAGGCACGACCCGATACGGCGCGGATCGGCCCGATGTGGCAGCAATTTTTCAACGAGGGGTTGTTCGACAGGATCCCGGCCAGGCTGTCGGAGTCGTTCGTCTATGGGGTGTATTCCAACTACGAGTCAGACGCGACCGGGTATTTCGATGTGACGGCCGGCGTACAGGTCGACGCCACGAGTGCCGGTTTTCCCGCCGTGGCGATCGAGGGCGGTGACTACCTGGTGTTTTCCGCCCAGGGACCCATGCCCGACTGCGTGATCCAGACCTGGGGGCTGATCTGGGCGTACTTCGCGGACAATCCGCAGACGCTGCGTCGTTTCTCCACCGATTTCGAGGTGTATAGCGGCCCCGATTCGGTGGCGATCTACATCGGTGTTCAGTCCCCGGCCGAGCGCTCCAGCGCCAGCAACTGA
- a CDS encoding 2OG-Fe(II) oxygenase, which translates to MFDSPIPHFSPPPTLRIADWPSLERSLDQDGSTIIRNLLSVPQCRLLSSLYAEPGRFRSKVIMARHGFGRGEYQYFRYPLPDLVQQLREALYPRLVPLANRWNACMGIEARYPDRHADFIQRCHAAGQLRPTPLLLQYGPQDYNCLHQDLYGEQVFPLQVAILLSAPGQDFTGGEFVLTEQRPRMQSRPQVIDLKQGDAVVFAVHQRPIKGVRGYYRVNMRHGVSRVNDGRRHTLGIIFHDAQ; encoded by the coding sequence ATGTTCGATTCCCCCATCCCCCACTTCTCGCCGCCCCCCACTCTGCGCATTGCTGACTGGCCATCTCTTGAGCGCAGTCTCGACCAGGACGGCAGCACAATCATTCGCAACCTGTTATCCGTCCCGCAATGTCGATTGCTGAGCAGCCTCTATGCTGAACCCGGGCGCTTTCGCTCAAAAGTGATCATGGCCCGCCACGGTTTCGGACGCGGTGAATATCAGTATTTCCGCTATCCGTTGCCCGACCTCGTCCAGCAACTGCGTGAGGCGTTGTATCCGAGGCTGGTGCCCCTGGCGAACCGCTGGAATGCCTGCATGGGCATCGAAGCGCGATACCCCGACCGGCATGCCGATTTCATCCAGCGCTGCCATGCCGCCGGACAGCTGCGACCTACCCCGCTGTTGCTGCAATACGGCCCGCAGGATTACAACTGCCTGCACCAGGACCTGTACGGCGAGCAGGTGTTCCCGTTGCAGGTGGCGATCCTGCTGTCGGCACCGGGCCAGGACTTTACCGGCGGCGAGTTCGTGCTGACCGAACAACGCCCGCGCATGCAATCGCGCCCCCAGGTCATCGATCTGAAACAGGGCGATGCGGTGGTGTTCGCCGTGCATCAGCGGCCCATCAAGGGCGTTCGCGGGTATTATCGGGTGAACATGCGCCATGGCGTCAGCCGCGTGAACGACGGCAGGCGACACACCTTGGGAATCATTTTTCATGATGCGCAATGA
- the alkB gene encoding DNA oxidative demethylase AlkB: MMRNDDTPITLDLFAGQTPTTPGQVERIGEQSFVLRGFALPWLDRLLPALEAILQAAPFRQMVTPGGFTMSVALSSCGALGWTTDRSGYRYSATDPQTGHPWPDMPAAFRELAQAAARQAGFEHFEPDSCLINRYVPGARMSLHQDKNERSLTAPIVSMSLGLPAMFQFGGFERSDRSLRIPLFHGDIVVWGGVDRLRYHGVLPLKAGEHPRLGAQRINLTFRTAG, from the coding sequence ATGATGCGCAATGACGATACCCCGATCACGCTGGACCTGTTCGCCGGCCAGACACCGACAACACCCGGTCAGGTCGAGCGGATCGGCGAGCAGTCGTTCGTGCTGCGTGGCTTTGCCCTGCCCTGGCTCGACCGCTTGCTGCCGGCCCTGGAAGCGATCCTGCAGGCCGCGCCGTTCCGGCAGATGGTCACGCCCGGCGGCTTTACCATGTCAGTGGCCTTGAGCAGTTGTGGCGCCCTGGGCTGGACCACCGACCGCAGCGGCTACCGCTACAGCGCCACTGATCCACAGACCGGCCACCCCTGGCCCGACATGCCAGCGGCGTTTCGCGAACTGGCCCAGGCCGCCGCCCGGCAGGCAGGGTTCGAACATTTCGAGCCGGACTCCTGCCTGATCAACCGCTACGTGCCCGGCGCGCGGATGTCGTTGCATCAAGACAAGAACGAGCGCTCCCTGACCGCCCCCATCGTCTCGATGTCCCTGGGCTTGCCGGCGATGTTCCAGTTCGGCGGGTTCGAACGCAGCGACAGGAGCCTGCGCATCCCCCTGTTCCATGGCGATATCGTGGTCTGGGGTGGCGTGGACCGGTTGCGTTACCACGGCGTATTGCCGCTCAAGGCTGGAGAGCATCCGCGCCTGGGCGCCCAGCGCATCAACCTGACGTTCCGCACCGCCGGATGA
- a CDS encoding DNA topoisomerase IB yields MPDTLPPALPADLHYVDDTTTPGITRRKLRGKFCYFDPQGQRITDAAEIQRLNALAVPPAYTDVWICPDPRGHLQATGRDARGRKQYRYHARWREVRDADKYSRMLEFGRTLPRLRKRLEAILATPGFSRDKVMATVITLLDVTLIRVGNTQYARDNRSYGLTTLRSKHVEVNGSAIAFQFRGKSGVEHQITVKDRRLARIIKRCQEMPGQNLFQYLDENGERHSISSSDINAWLKTLTGADFTAKDYRTWAGSAAALAGLRALSWETETEAKRHVAEMVRQVARQLGNTPTVCRKCYIHPAVLEGFLLGALRDLPRPRARKGLSEEEAALAMYLQRVQQAASAC; encoded by the coding sequence ATGCCCGACACCCTGCCACCCGCTTTGCCGGCCGACCTGCATTATGTCGACGACACCACCACGCCGGGCATCACCCGCCGAAAACTGCGGGGCAAGTTCTGTTATTTCGATCCCCAGGGCCAACGCATCACGGACGCCGCCGAGATCCAGCGTCTCAATGCCCTGGCGGTGCCGCCGGCCTACACCGATGTGTGGATCTGCCCCGACCCGCGCGGCCATCTCCAGGCGACCGGTCGCGATGCTCGCGGGCGCAAGCAGTACCGCTACCATGCCCGCTGGCGCGAAGTGCGCGATGCGGACAAATATTCCCGGATGCTGGAGTTCGGACGCACCCTGCCCCGCCTGCGCAAACGCCTGGAGGCGATCCTGGCGACACCCGGCTTCAGCCGCGACAAGGTCATGGCCACGGTCATTACCCTGCTGGACGTAACGCTGATCCGCGTCGGCAACACCCAGTACGCCCGGGACAACCGTTCCTATGGCCTGACCACCCTGCGCAGCAAGCATGTCGAGGTCAACGGCAGCGCCATCGCCTTCCAGTTCCGAGGCAAAAGCGGCGTCGAACACCAGATCACCGTAAAGGACCGTCGCCTGGCGCGGATCATCAAGCGCTGCCAGGAAATGCCGGGCCAGAACCTGTTCCAGTACCTGGACGAAAACGGCGAGCGCCACTCCATCAGCTCTTCCGATATCAACGCCTGGCTCAAGACCCTCACCGGCGCCGATTTCACCGCCAAGGACTACCGCACCTGGGCCGGCAGCGCGGCGGCGCTGGCCGGGTTGCGGGCGCTGAGCTGGGAAACCGAGACCGAGGCCAAGCGGCACGTCGCCGAGATGGTCAGGCAGGTCGCCCGGCAACTGGGCAACACGCCGACCGTCTGTCGTAAATGCTATATCCACCCTGCCGTGCTGGAAGGTTTCCTGCTCGGCGCCTTGAGGGACTTGCCCAGACCCCGTGCTCGCAAGGGCCTGAGCGAAGAGGAAGCCGCCCTGGCAATGTATCTGCAGCGCGTGCAGCAAGCCGCCAGCGCCTGCTGA
- the modC gene encoding molybdenum ABC transporter ATP-binding protein, whose amino-acid sequence MIQARFQLDRGDFSFDLDVQLPGRGVTALYGQSGSGKTTCLRCIAGLERPARGFIEVNGQVWQDTDRGVFVPPHQRALGYVFQEASLFAHLSVRANLTFGLKRIAPAQRKVGMDQATELLGIGHLLDRRPQHLSGGERQRVGIARALLTSPRLLLMDEPLASLDSRRKNEILPYLQRLHDELDIPLLYVSHSQDEVARLADHIVLLDAGRALASGPIGETLARLDLPLALGDDAGVVIQGEVSGYDADYQLLSLTLPDSQLDVRVAHTPLAPGQALRFKVQARDVSLSLANDTQTSILNRLPVTVVSELAADNAAHVLIRLEAAGTPLLARITRYSRDQLQLHPGQQLWAQIKAVAVLA is encoded by the coding sequence ATGATTCAAGCGCGTTTTCAGCTCGACCGCGGGGACTTTTCCTTCGATCTGGATGTGCAGTTGCCGGGCCGTGGCGTGACGGCGCTGTACGGTCAGTCCGGTTCCGGCAAGACCACCTGCCTGCGTTGCATCGCAGGGCTGGAGCGGCCGGCACGGGGCTTTATCGAGGTCAATGGCCAGGTCTGGCAAGACACCGATCGCGGCGTGTTCGTGCCGCCCCATCAACGGGCGCTGGGGTATGTGTTCCAGGAGGCCAGCCTGTTCGCCCATCTGTCTGTAAGGGCCAACCTGACGTTCGGCCTCAAGCGGATCGCGCCGGCACAGCGCAAGGTGGGCATGGACCAGGCGACCGAACTGCTGGGCATCGGGCACCTGCTGGATCGGCGCCCGCAGCACTTGTCCGGAGGCGAACGCCAGCGGGTGGGCATCGCCCGGGCCTTGCTGACCAGCCCACGCCTGTTGCTGATGGATGAGCCTCTGGCCTCGCTCGATAGCCGGCGCAAGAACGAGATCCTGCCTTATCTGCAAAGGCTTCATGACGAACTGGACATCCCGCTGCTGTATGTCAGCCATTCCCAGGACGAAGTCGCGCGTCTGGCCGACCATATCGTGTTGCTGGACGCCGGTCGTGCCCTGGCCAGCGGGCCCATCGGCGAAACCCTGGCGCGGCTCGACCTGCCTCTGGCCCTGGGGGATGACGCCGGCGTGGTGATCCAGGGCGAAGTCAGCGGCTACGATGCCGACTATCAACTGCTCAGTCTGACCCTGCCCGACAGCCAGCTGGACGTTCGCGTGGCCCACACGCCGCTGGCCCCGGGCCAGGCGCTGCGCTTCAAGGTTCAGGCCCGGGATGTGAGCCTCAGCCTGGCCAACGATACCCAGACCAGCATCCTCAACCGCCTGCCGGTCACAGTGGTCAGCGAACTGGCCGCCGACAACGCCGCCCATGTGCTCATTCGCCTGGAAGCCGCCGGCACGCCATTGCTGGCGCGCATCACGCGTTACTCTCGCGACCAGTTGCAGCTGCATCCCGGGCAACAACTGTGGGCCCAGATCAAGGCGGTAGCGGTACTGGCCTAG
- a CDS encoding general stress protein: MANSGNKNPGNFANDREKASEAGKKGGHASGGNFANDREKASEAGRKGGERSHGGGRKS, from the coding sequence ATGGCTAATAGCGGAAACAAAAACCCAGGTAACTTCGCAAACGACCGTGAGAAAGCATCCGAAGCCGGCAAGAAAGGCGGACATGCTTCGGGCGGCAACTTTGCCAACGACCGGGAAAAAGCCTCTGAAGCCGGTAGGAAAGGTGGCGAACGCAGCCATGGCGGCGGCAGGAAATCGTAA
- the ada gene encoding bifunctional DNA-binding transcriptional regulator/O6-methylguanine-DNA methyltransferase Ada: MNDTSNTLAPELDPRWAAVLARDPRADGQFVYGVKTTGIYCHPSSLSRLPNPRNVEFFDTPEQAQAAGYRPSKRLARDQTQIAAQQAARVAAACRQIEQAEELPGLNELAHGAGLSPFHFHRVFKAVTGLTPKAYAAAHRSRKVRERLAEGGSITEALYDAGFNSNSRFYEAADKVLGMKPTDYRAAGQNTDIRFAVGQCSLGSILVAQSERGVCAILLGDDPDALVRDLQDKFRRANLIGADRAFEQLVAQVVGFVEAPALGLDLPLDLRGTAFQERVWQALRDIPVGSTASYAEIAQRIGHPKAVRAVAQACGANSLAVAIPCHRVVRSDGDLSGYRWGVERKRQLLALERSAGD, from the coding sequence ATGAACGACACTTCCAATACCCTCGCCCCTGAACTGGACCCACGCTGGGCCGCCGTGCTCGCCCGGGATCCGCGCGCCGACGGGCAATTTGTCTATGGCGTGAAAACCACCGGCATCTATTGCCACCCCAGCAGCCTGTCGCGCCTGCCCAATCCACGTAACGTAGAATTCTTCGACACGCCGGAACAGGCCCAGGCCGCCGGTTACCGTCCCAGCAAGCGCCTGGCCAGGGACCAGACCCAGATTGCCGCCCAGCAAGCGGCCAGGGTCGCGGCCGCCTGCCGACAGATCGAGCAGGCCGAAGAACTGCCTGGCCTGAACGAACTGGCACACGGCGCAGGCCTGAGCCCCTTTCACTTTCATCGGGTCTTCAAGGCCGTGACCGGCCTGACCCCCAAGGCGTATGCCGCCGCTCACCGTTCACGCAAGGTACGCGAACGCCTGGCCGAGGGCGGCAGTATCACCGAAGCGCTGTACGACGCCGGTTTCAATTCCAACAGCCGCTTTTATGAAGCCGCCGACAAGGTCCTGGGCATGAAGCCCACCGACTACCGCGCCGCCGGGCAGAACACCGACATCCGTTTCGCCGTCGGCCAATGCTCCCTTGGCTCGATCCTGGTGGCGCAAAGTGAACGTGGCGTGTGCGCGATCCTGTTGGGGGACGACCCCGACGCGCTGGTGCGGGATCTGCAGGACAAGTTCCGCCGCGCCAACCTCATCGGTGCCGACCGGGCGTTCGAGCAGTTGGTCGCGCAGGTAGTGGGCTTCGTCGAAGCCCCGGCCCTGGGCCTGGACTTGCCGCTGGACCTGCGCGGTACGGCGTTCCAGGAACGGGTCTGGCAAGCCTTGCGGGACATCCCGGTGGGCAGTACCGCCAGCTACGCCGAGATCGCCCAGCGCATCGGCCACCCCAAGGCCGTACGCGCCGTGGCCCAGGCCTGTGGCGCCAACAGCCTGGCGGTGGCGATCCCTTGCCACCGGGTGGTGCGCAGCGACGGCGACCTGTCGGGCTATCGCTGGGGCGTGGAACGCAAGCGTCAGTTGCTGGCGCTGGAGCGCTCGGCCGGGGACTGA